The following coding sequences are from one Diabrotica virgifera virgifera chromosome 2, PGI_DIABVI_V3a window:
- the LOC114335503 gene encoding uncharacterized protein LOC114335503: protein MFLNVNMVLFFIATALLQSVTCEATPSSERQRRSPLTYYLNIPSQYSLRNSHLRYKYQPIYPSSINYPTVIGGSYYPGISSPVLGQYPGVIFQYPIYETVPIQGQYPIQSPSLPAVPQGDGTPAGGVLLDHDTVSVDAAY from the coding sequence GTCTTATTTTTTATCGCCACTGCGTTATTGCAATCAGTCACTTGCGAAGCGACACCATCTTCAGAAAGACAGCGGAGATCCCCACTGACTTACTACCTTAATATTCCAAGTCAGTATTCACTTAGAAATTCCCATTTAAGGTACAAATATCAACCGATTTATCCCAGTTCCATAAATTACCCAACCGTAATAGGTGGAAGCTATTATCCAGGAATTAGTAGTCCTGTTTTGGGACAGTATCCAGGAGTTATCTTCCAATATCCAATTTACGAGACAGTACCTATTCAGGGACAATATCCAATTCAATCGCCAAGTTTGCCAGCTGTACCACAAGGAGATGGGACACCAGCTGGGGGAGTGCTTCTTGATCATGATACTGTTTCTGTAGATGCtgcttattaa